One region of Chryseobacterium muglaense genomic DNA includes:
- a CDS encoding S41 family peptidase has protein sequence MSNTFFKTQLLALIILSFLIISCNRTDDEVPNFPEGSTESVNVWVQDSMRRYYYWADQMPPKPNYHLPVKDFFKSLLLPLDRFSFIVNTSDASTYPRSVRNMYGFDYAVLQLDNGEIATVIKLVLKNSPAQNAGLERGMIIKKINGQNITASNAEQLTSSIAEKTQIELTVGNWQNGSVINEKNITVYYGYTFEQPLMSKIFDKNGKKTGYLYIYDFPDGMSQALNHKFAEFKSAGVQDLVLDLRYNYGGSVSSAAALCALIPAGISANSQFITYKGNKNGGEVKRSFSQQIAYSSNSIGFNALQANSLDLQKVYILTSKSTASASEIVINNLKPYMEVIQVGEVTLGKDMAGFVIEDKRKPKKITWQIHPVIYKVFNANGEGNYSNGIFPQIAVNEFISLPLLPLGDPDEILLSSVMNKIYSKSVNTEAQSKSVKVLFQSDSPFTVLSKLNFK, from the coding sequence ATGAGCAATACTTTTTTTAAAACTCAGTTACTGGCTTTAATTATATTATCTTTTTTAATCATTTCCTGCAACCGTACAGATGATGAGGTGCCCAATTTTCCTGAAGGTAGCACCGAGTCCGTGAATGTTTGGGTTCAGGATAGCATGAGGCGATATTACTATTGGGCAGATCAGATGCCGCCAAAGCCCAATTACCATCTTCCGGTAAAAGACTTTTTTAAAAGTTTGCTGCTTCCTCTGGATCGTTTTTCATTTATAGTTAATACGAGTGATGCATCTACTTACCCTCGTTCGGTAAGAAATATGTATGGCTTCGATTATGCTGTTTTGCAGTTGGATAATGGTGAAATTGCGACAGTCATAAAATTAGTTTTGAAAAATTCTCCCGCTCAGAATGCCGGATTGGAAAGAGGAATGATCATCAAAAAAATCAATGGGCAAAATATTACCGCTTCTAATGCAGAACAATTAACCTCATCTATTGCTGAAAAAACACAGATTGAGCTTACCGTAGGAAATTGGCAAAACGGATCAGTGATTAATGAAAAAAACATTACGGTTTATTATGGGTATACTTTTGAGCAGCCTTTGATGTCTAAAATATTTGATAAAAACGGAAAGAAAACAGGATATCTTTATATTTATGATTTTCCGGATGGGATGAGCCAGGCTCTCAATCATAAGTTCGCAGAATTTAAAAGTGCAGGAGTGCAGGATTTGGTTCTTGATCTTCGATACAATTATGGAGGTTCTGTTTCATCAGCTGCAGCACTTTGTGCATTGATTCCGGCAGGGATTTCTGCAAATTCCCAGTTTATTACCTACAAAGGAAATAAAAATGGAGGTGAAGTTAAAAGGTCTTTTTCACAGCAAATTGCTTATAGTTCTAATTCTATTGGTTTTAATGCTTTACAAGCCAATTCCCTTGATTTGCAAAAAGTATACATTTTAACCTCAAAAAGTACTGCCTCTGCTTCTGAAATTGTTATCAATAATCTAAAACCTTATATGGAAGTCATTCAGGTTGGTGAAGTTACATTAGGAAAAGACATGGCCGGATTTGTAATTGAAGACAAACGAAAACCTAAGAAAATTACCTGGCAGATACATCCCGTTATTTATAAAGTATTCAATGCTAATGGTGAAGGGAATTATAGTAACGGAATTTTTCCGCAAATCGCTGTTAATGAATTTATATCATTGCCATTACTTCCTTTAGGCGATCCTGACGAAATATTGCTTTCTTCTGTGATGAATAAAATTTATTCAAAGTCTGTAAATACAGAAGCTCAATCAAAAAGCGTAAAAGTTTTATTTCAAAGTGATAGTCCTTTTACTGTTCTTTCAAAATTAAATTTTAAGTAA
- a CDS encoding T9SS-dependent choice-of-anchor J family protein: MKKIILLSVLLLSKAIFAQIPVWMNTFETPSDLQGWTFYDTNGNGNGWMQGQNIYHNGTALAYGTSGVLRHSVNLVPTGNATGFATENDWIVSPEIDLTNAGGNITLAGYVGRQRSTHASVSRDLYIFVSTSQKPVPGLADFQQLAADAQTAGGATYRFSASNNLPSDLTQFAESLVNISAFAGKKIYIGLWSNRVSSGGAPNSQNINIDEMAIYASVLGTKEVKAGKALSKITNNPVSSSLQIKLDAALKENSITVTVYNMGGQQILKTKYSKNINVSEFPAGSYIAEVSNGIISERLKFIKK, translated from the coding sequence ATGAAAAAAATAATTTTATTATCTGTACTACTTTTATCGAAGGCAATATTTGCTCAAATTCCTGTTTGGATGAATACATTTGAAACACCAAGTGACTTACAAGGATGGACTTTCTATGATACAAATGGAAATGGAAACGGTTGGATGCAGGGGCAGAATATCTATCACAACGGAACTGCATTAGCATATGGAACCTCCGGTGTTCTTCGCCATTCTGTAAATTTGGTTCCTACAGGAAATGCAACAGGTTTTGCAACTGAAAACGATTGGATAGTTTCTCCGGAGATAGATCTTACGAATGCTGGCGGAAATATTACTTTAGCGGGATATGTTGGAAGACAAAGGTCTACCCATGCGAGTGTAAGCAGAGATTTATACATTTTTGTAAGCACCTCTCAGAAACCCGTTCCTGGTCTTGCAGATTTTCAACAGTTAGCTGCTGATGCACAGACTGCAGGTGGTGCCACATATAGATTTAGTGCATCCAATAACCTGCCGTCTGATCTTACACAGTTTGCAGAATCTTTGGTAAATATTTCAGCTTTTGCAGGTAAGAAAATTTATATAGGGCTTTGGTCAAACAGGGTTTCATCGGGAGGAGCTCCAAATTCTCAGAATATCAACATAGATGAGATGGCAATATATGCTTCTGTTTTAGGCACCAAAGAAGTGAAAGCAGGAAAGGCATTAAGCAAGATTACAAACAATCCTGTATCATCTTCATTACAAATAAAGCTTGATGCCGCTTTAAAGGAAAATAGCATAACGGTAACGGTCTATAATATGGGCGGTCAGCAGATTTTAAAAACAAAATATTCTAAAAACATCAATGTATCAGAATTTCCGGCAGGGAGCTACATCGCTGAGGTATCAAACGGTATCATCTCTGAGCGATTGAAATTTATAAAAAAATAA
- a CDS encoding PIG-L family deacetylase, translating to MFKKVITACILSFYTVFSAQQVRPAKSSEIYRDLKTLKNLPKVLYLAAHPDDENTGLLSWLINDQNVETGYLSLTRGDGGQNLLGTEQGAALGLIRTHELLEARKLDGAQQFFTRAIDFGFSKNTTDTFKQWDENSIIADVVWVIRKFRPDVIICRFPPTAAAGHGQHAASAVVAEKAFKLAGDKNAFPNQLKYVNVWQPKRILWNTFRFGSVNTTAENQLKVTVGQYDAQLGMGYGELAGLSRSLHKSQGAGTQSVAGIKTEYFSHVDGEPAKSTLFDGINKTWTKEGNTDIDQSLDKIISAFNFNNPDRSLPDLLVLRKKVMALKDSDLKKDKIKSLDQIILSCAGFMGEVVTNQAEAVAGESHNFRLNVISRAENPVVLENVKWLSQSENFNRKLSKDSLITIQHQIQIPADAALTEPYWLAKPAKDAATFSVPNDTLVGLPETESPLNVLLDLKIGSEKFKVKLPLSFKKLDPVRGDVVEALRIIPALELKFTQPLYLVKENEDLHLSLNVKINSNKQFNNGKVNLMYNGERLGGGDLKSVNGKDFTVDYIIPKAKLASIKSNQLQLDANFIADGITYNKKQVLIQYPHLPSLQYFAPATVAVMKGDIQTKIKKVGYVQGAGDFIPEFLRIAGIQVDVLKDEDFYGNLDESGGSQNKFSQYDAIVLGIRANNTEKKLGRWMPFLWSYVKAGGNLVMQYNTNQDTTLDQLGMYNFSIANKRVTEENAEVKFLNPNHKLLNFPNKITSNDFKGWVQELGAYFPAQWDAAYEPLFEMHDTGEESLQGSTLYTKYGKGNFIYTPLAFFRQLPAGNVGAARLFLNFLSAQKN from the coding sequence ATGTTCAAAAAAGTAATCACTGCATGTATCCTTAGCTTTTATACGGTTTTTTCAGCCCAACAAGTTCGACCTGCAAAATCATCTGAAATCTACCGCGACCTCAAAACTCTGAAAAATTTACCTAAAGTTTTATACCTTGCCGCTCATCCCGATGACGAAAATACGGGATTACTTTCGTGGTTAATCAATGACCAAAATGTAGAAACGGGCTATTTGTCTTTAACCAGAGGTGATGGCGGGCAGAATTTATTAGGCACAGAGCAAGGAGCTGCATTGGGTTTGATACGAACGCACGAACTTCTGGAAGCAAGAAAATTAGACGGCGCCCAGCAGTTTTTTACCCGTGCGATTGATTTCGGGTTCTCCAAAAATACAACTGATACTTTTAAACAATGGGATGAAAATAGCATTATAGCGGATGTAGTTTGGGTAATCCGCAAATTCCGTCCGGATGTTATCATTTGTCGTTTTCCTCCAACTGCTGCGGCTGGTCACGGACAACACGCTGCTTCAGCTGTGGTTGCGGAAAAAGCCTTTAAGTTGGCAGGCGATAAAAATGCTTTCCCAAATCAATTAAAATACGTGAATGTTTGGCAACCCAAACGAATTCTGTGGAATACTTTCCGCTTTGGATCAGTCAACACGACCGCTGAAAATCAATTGAAAGTTACCGTTGGACAATACGATGCGCAACTGGGAATGGGCTACGGTGAATTGGCCGGATTAAGCAGAAGTTTACATAAAAGCCAGGGTGCAGGAACACAGTCTGTAGCCGGCATTAAAACTGAATATTTTTCTCACGTTGATGGCGAACCTGCAAAATCAACACTTTTTGACGGAATCAATAAAACCTGGACAAAAGAAGGAAATACTGATATCGACCAATCTTTAGATAAAATTATTTCCGCTTTCAATTTCAATAATCCTGACCGTAGTTTGCCTGATTTGCTTGTATTGCGAAAAAAAGTGATGGCATTGAAAGATTCAGATTTAAAAAAGGATAAAATTAAATCTCTTGATCAAATCATTTTAAGTTGTGCCGGATTTATGGGTGAGGTTGTGACCAACCAGGCTGAAGCAGTTGCCGGAGAAAGTCACAATTTTAGATTAAATGTAATTTCAAGAGCAGAAAATCCTGTCGTTTTAGAAAATGTAAAATGGTTGAGTCAATCAGAAAATTTCAACAGAAAACTATCAAAAGATTCTTTAATTACGATTCAGCATCAAATTCAGATTCCTGCAGATGCAGCACTCACAGAACCTTATTGGTTAGCAAAACCAGCCAAAGATGCAGCAACTTTCTCTGTTCCGAATGATACTTTAGTCGGTTTGCCAGAAACAGAATCACCATTGAATGTTTTGCTTGATTTAAAAATTGGTTCGGAAAAATTTAAAGTAAAACTTCCTTTATCTTTCAAGAAATTAGACCCAGTCCGTGGTGACGTGGTCGAAGCTTTACGTATTATTCCTGCATTGGAACTGAAATTTACTCAACCGCTTTATTTGGTCAAAGAAAATGAAGATTTACATTTGAGTTTAAATGTTAAGATTAATTCCAACAAACAGTTCAACAATGGAAAAGTTAATTTGATGTATAACGGAGAACGATTAGGTGGCGGTGATTTAAAATCGGTTAATGGAAAAGATTTTACCGTTGATTATATCATTCCAAAAGCTAAACTGGCCTCAATAAAATCAAATCAGCTACAATTGGATGCAAATTTTATTGCAGATGGAATCACTTATAATAAAAAACAGGTATTAATTCAATATCCTCATTTACCTTCATTACAATATTTTGCTCCTGCAACGGTCGCGGTTATGAAAGGCGATATTCAGACAAAGATTAAAAAAGTAGGTTATGTACAAGGTGCAGGAGATTTTATTCCTGAGTTCTTAAGAATTGCAGGTATTCAGGTTGATGTTTTGAAAGACGAAGATTTTTATGGCAATTTAGATGAATCTGGCGGAAGTCAAAATAAATTTTCTCAATATGATGCCATCGTATTGGGTATCCGTGCCAATAATACTGAGAAAAAGTTGGGTCGTTGGATGCCTTTTTTATGGTCTTATGTAAAAGCCGGAGGTAATTTGGTAATGCAGTACAACACCAATCAGGATACAACTCTTGACCAATTGGGAATGTATAATTTCAGTATTGCCAACAAGCGCGTGACCGAAGAAAATGCTGAGGTTAAATTTTTAAATCCAAATCATAAATTACTGAACTTCCCAAATAAAATTACCTCAAATGATTTTAAGGGTTGGGTTCAGGAACTTGGCGCTTATTTCCCTGCTCAATGGGATGCAGCGTATGAACCACTTTTTGAAATGCACGATACAGGTGAAGAATCTCTACAGGGGTCAACTTTGTACACTAAGTACGGGAAAGGTAATTTTATTTATACACCGTTGGCATTTTTTAGACAGTTGCCTGCGGGAAATGTTGGGGCAGCCCGTTTATTTTTAAACTTTTTATCTGCACAGAAAAACTAA